One Leopardus geoffroyi isolate Oge1 chromosome B1, O.geoffroyi_Oge1_pat1.0, whole genome shotgun sequence DNA window includes the following coding sequences:
- the LOC123583394 gene encoding follicular dendritic cell secreted peptide — translation MKGQGKYRVFLNKMKVLLLITAILAVTSGFPVTQDPEREKPSVTQSNESPSQFYGPPFPYPLGPYYVPFLYRGYPWYPYNFPIPIPLSGPTTTPSSGQ, via the exons ATGAAGGGACAAGGAAAGTACAG GGTATTTCTGAATAAGATGAAAGTTCTCCTTCTGATCACAGCCATTTTGGCAGTAACTTCTGGTTTCCCG GTCACTCAAGACCcggaaagagaaaaaccaagt gTCACTCAGAGCAATGAATCACCTTCACAGTTTTATGGACCCCCTTTCCCATATCCATTGGGCCCATATTATGTACCATTCCTGTATCGAGGATATCCATGGTATCCATATAATTTTCCTATTCCAATACCTCTGTCTGGCCCTACAACTACACCTTCTAGTGGccagtaa
- the ODAM gene encoding odontogenic ameloblast-associated protein, whose product MKTIILLGLLGATMSAPLIPQRLMSASNSNELLLNLNTAQLQPLQFQGPFNSWIPPFSGILQQQQQAQIPGLSQFSLSAFDRLAGLFPNQTPFPGWVSFAQGTQVGQLDPSQPQTSPQTQQGSNHVMPYVFSFKMPQEQAQMFQYYPVYMLLPWEQPQQTATQSPPQTGQQQFEEQMPFYTQFGYIPVQVEPVIPGVQQQLALDPFTDTASETVVMPAGAQKEMINFKHANRGLFIPSTSQKPSTTNYFAPAIDPTITPQVMEKKGGQ is encoded by the exons atgaaaactataattcTTCTTGGGCTTCTGGGAGCCACAATGTCAGCCCCA cttaTCCCACAGCGCCTTATGTCTGCAAGCAACAGCAATGAG TTACTTCTGAATCTTAATACTGCTCAGCTTCAGCCACTACAGTTTCAG GGCCCATTTAATTCATGGATTCCTCCTTTCTCTGGGATTCTACAACAGCAGCAGCAAGCTCAAATTCCAGGGCTCTCCCAATTCTCTTTATCAGCTTTTGACCGGTTGGCTGGACTGTTCCCAAATCAGACACCTTTCCCAGGATGGGTCAGTTTTGCCCAGGGAACTCAGGTGGGACAGCTGGACCCCTCACAGCCTCAAACATCACCACAGACCCAACAGGGCTCTAATCAT GTTATGCCCTATGTGTTCTCCTTCAAAATGCCTCAAGAGCAAGCACAG ATGTTTCAGTACTATCCAGTCTACATGCTCCTACCTTGGGAACAACCTCAACAGACAGCCACACAGTCACCTCCACAAACAGGACAGCAGCAATTTGAGGAGCAG ATGCCATTCTATACCCAATTTGGATATATTCCAGTACAAGTAGAACCT GTTATACCGGGAGTCCAGCAGCAACTAGCCTTAGATCCCTTCACAGACACAGCTTCTGAAACTGTTGTGATG CCAGCAGgagcacaaaaagaaatgataaacttTAAGCATGCCAACAGAGGACTTTTCATTCCTTCTACTTCACAAAAACCCAGCACTACAAATTATTTTGCTCCTGCTATAGACCCAACTATTACCCCCCAGGTGATGGAAAAGAAG GGAGGCCAATAA